From a single Methanofollis sp. W23 genomic region:
- a CDS encoding ABC transporter permease, protein MIFFSFATRNLRRHTVRSFLATLGIVIGVFAIASLGVMGNSINLLAAGLIADVGDTVVITPHTALGGEGIVGDPRTMVAATISETDVDRIERAAGGNPVVAVVEEAADLRVGNEGGYAQVIGLVTKDIPDLLDLSEGTHLRPGSPAALVGSVLAEEYGIRAGSRIALGDEEMRVAGVLEERGFAFDINPDYAVVIERDRFREQFPQKEGYDYVVITVADPDEMEGVKAAVETLMNRRDETVDVTDSRESLDQVNEIYDAMGRFLLGIGAVSLVIAAVSILNVMIISVTERRHEIGVMRSIGALRGEVMRMFLYEALVLGLVGSLVGGALSFVGGYVISLAAIEVFTAGTTFAEGATVFDPLSLAYILGAMLFGVVTSVAAGVYPAWQAAQMTPIEALQG, encoded by the coding sequence ATGATCTTCTTCTCCTTCGCCACCAGGAACCTCAGGCGCCACACGGTCAGGTCGTTTCTCGCCACTCTCGGGATCGTCATCGGGGTCTTTGCCATCGCCTCCCTTGGAGTGATGGGCAACTCCATCAACCTCCTGGCCGCCGGGCTCATCGCCGACGTCGGCGACACCGTGGTGATCACCCCGCACACCGCCCTCGGCGGCGAGGGGATTGTCGGCGACCCCAGGACCATGGTGGCCGCCACCATCTCGGAGACCGACGTCGACCGGATCGAGCGGGCGGCCGGGGGGAACCCGGTGGTCGCGGTCGTCGAGGAGGCCGCCGATCTTCGCGTCGGCAATGAGGGCGGGTATGCCCAGGTGATCGGGCTTGTGACCAAGGACATCCCCGACCTCCTTGACCTCTCAGAGGGCACCCATCTCAGACCGGGTTCGCCGGCCGCCCTGGTGGGGTCGGTCCTGGCAGAGGAGTACGGGATCAGGGCCGGCAGCCGGATCGCCCTGGGCGACGAGGAGATGCGGGTCGCAGGGGTGCTGGAGGAGCGCGGGTTCGCCTTCGACATCAACCCGGACTACGCGGTCGTCATCGAGCGCGACCGGTTCAGGGAGCAGTTTCCCCAGAAGGAAGGCTACGACTATGTGGTGATCACCGTCGCCGACCCTGACGAGATGGAGGGGGTGAAGGCCGCGGTGGAGACCCTCATGAACCGGCGGGACGAGACCGTGGACGTCACCGACTCGCGCGAGAGCCTCGACCAGGTGAACGAGATCTATGACGCGATGGGGCGGTTCCTCCTCGGGATCGGGGCGGTCTCCCTGGTCATCGCGGCGGTGAGCATCCTCAACGTCATGATCATCTCGGTCACCGAACGAAGGCACGAGATCGGGGTGATGCGGTCCATCGGTGCCCTGCGGGGCGAGGTGATGCGCATGTTCCTGTACGAGGCGCTTGTCCTCGGCCTGGTCGGGAGCCTGGTCGGCGGCGCCCTCAGTTTTGTCGGCGGCTATGTGATCAGCCTCGCCGCCATCGAAGTCTTCACCGCCGGCACGACCTTTGCCGAGGGGGCGACAGTCTTCGATCCCCTCTCGCTTGCCTACATCCTGGGGGCGATGCTCTTCGGGGTGGTGACCAGCGTCGCCGCCGGGGTGTATCCGGCATGGCAGGCCGCACAGATGACGCCGATCGAGGCGTTGCAAGGGTGA
- a CDS encoding TrmB family transcriptional regulator — translation MSPPPQTPQGITTALKTLGLTKYEALVYVALLKVTSATATEIHEISGVPRASVYPVLDRLLQKNLVTVSHTTPKRFNAIPPEEAINSLLREIEEKGAYAKVVLGEIYAERSSIEGGDQELIWNILGEANIKNRMRDLIARAEKQVEVIGSWSLLEDLQDAFASAAKKGVKVEVIASAWEAEVPPEMTVIVSVPPVWHERKRGSEMAGVLFVDEEKVMVAMGGEDEVPTALYSESEGFAHFFARYAELTRNYLAGKGVKQKNPGPHLSG, via the coding sequence ATGTCACCACCGCCACAGACGCCCCAGGGGATCACGACCGCCCTCAAGACCCTGGGGTTGACCAAGTACGAGGCGCTCGTCTACGTAGCTCTCCTCAAGGTCACCAGTGCCACCGCGACCGAGATCCACGAGATCTCGGGGGTGCCGCGCGCATCGGTCTACCCGGTCCTCGACCGCCTCCTCCAGAAGAACCTGGTCACCGTATCCCATACCACACCCAAGCGCTTCAATGCCATCCCGCCAGAAGAGGCGATCAACAGTCTCCTGCGCGAGATCGAGGAGAAAGGGGCGTACGCCAAGGTGGTGCTCGGCGAGATCTACGCGGAGCGCTCGAGCATCGAAGGGGGCGACCAGGAACTGATCTGGAATATCCTGGGCGAGGCCAATATCAAGAACAGGATGCGCGACCTCATCGCCCGGGCCGAGAAGCAGGTCGAAGTCATCGGGAGCTGGAGCCTCCTCGAAGACCTCCAGGACGCCTTTGCCTCGGCGGCAAAGAAAGGGGTGAAGGTCGAGGTGATCGCCTCGGCATGGGAGGCCGAGGTCCCCCCTGAGATGACGGTCATCGTCTCGGTCCCTCCGGTCTGGCACGAGAGAAAACGCGGGAGCGAGATGGCGGGCGTGCTCTTTGTAGACGAAGAAAAAGTGATGGTAGCGATGGGCGGAGAGGACGAGGTCCCGACCGCCCTGTACTCCGAGTCAGAGGGGTTCGCACACTTTTTTGCGCGATATGCCGAACTGACCAGGAATTATCTTGCCGGGAAAGGGGTGAAGCAGAAAAATCCTGGCCCGCACCTCTCGGGATGA
- a CDS encoding NAD(P)/FAD-dependent oxidoreductase, translated as MIVVIGGGPAGRFAAARLAQAGREVVLVEREAIGGQCLNSGCMQVCALNDAARTMERAGEFAAAGVLDGVPHLAFPALLREMGAVQRTIRGVLDRETRAAGVEVRYGATARVEGRKVFIDDEEVETEAVVIATGSRPAVPPLPGTDLSGVYTARTLRTMPGLPAHLVIAGGGVSAVEFAYIFSRLGSQVTLLARRNLLGGLDPGLRRLARKELAGVEVREHAPLTRIVGTTRVEGARYGGEASGECDADAVLLAVGLVPQTSMVTGVEKGPHGEIIVDDQMQTSVPGVYAAGDAAGPPYLTPLARLQGVVAAENILGHEMKYAPRAVPQAIALANDLAFCVEDGDDDEIALSLPAPAGPGSFWSVPKGDTGMGKILVDPETGVLRGVWAASPGAGITATYLAEAMRRKMTVFDLEDLIEVHPLADGVHGLFAQAARLIREREADNKPPESGPGTR; from the coding sequence ATGATCGTCGTCATCGGAGGGGGTCCGGCCGGGCGGTTTGCGGCCGCCAGGCTTGCTCAGGCCGGGCGCGAGGTGGTGCTGGTCGAGCGGGAGGCCATCGGCGGGCAGTGCCTCAACTCGGGGTGCATGCAGGTCTGCGCCCTCAACGATGCCGCACGGACGATGGAGCGGGCCGGGGAGTTTGCAGCGGCCGGGGTGCTCGACGGCGTCCCGCACCTGGCGTTTCCCGCGCTCCTCCGCGAGATGGGAGCGGTCCAGAGGACGATCAGGGGAGTTCTGGACAGGGAGACGCGGGCCGCAGGGGTCGAGGTCAGGTATGGGGCGACCGCCAGGGTCGAGGGGCGAAAGGTCTTCATCGACGATGAGGAGGTCGAGACCGAGGCGGTCGTCATTGCGACCGGGTCGAGACCGGCGGTCCCCCCGCTCCCTGGCACCGACCTCTCCGGGGTCTACACCGCACGCACGCTCCGCACGATGCCGGGCCTTCCCGCACACCTGGTCATCGCCGGCGGCGGGGTCTCGGCGGTGGAGTTCGCCTATATCTTCAGCAGGCTCGGGAGCCAGGTCACGCTCCTCGCACGCCGGAACCTTCTCGGCGGCCTCGACCCAGGACTGCGGCGCCTGGCCCGCAAGGAACTTGCCGGGGTCGAGGTGCGCGAGCACGCCCCGCTCACCAGGATTGTCGGCACCACCCGGGTGGAAGGGGCGCGGTACGGCGGCGAGGCATCAGGGGAGTGCGACGCCGACGCCGTCCTCCTGGCCGTCGGGCTCGTACCCCAGACCTCGATGGTCACCGGGGTGGAGAAGGGGCCGCACGGGGAGATCATCGTCGACGACCAGATGCAGACCTCGGTCCCTGGGGTCTATGCCGCGGGCGACGCCGCCGGCCCGCCGTACCTCACCCCGCTCGCCCGTCTCCAGGGGGTGGTCGCGGCAGAGAACATCCTCGGCCACGAGATGAAGTACGCCCCCCGTGCCGTGCCGCAGGCCATCGCCCTTGCAAACGACCTTGCGTTCTGCGTCGAGGACGGCGACGACGACGAGATCGCCCTCTCTCTCCCGGCCCCGGCAGGCCCGGGTTCCTTCTGGTCGGTCCCGAAGGGCGACACCGGCATGGGCAAGATCCTCGTCGACCCGGAGACCGGGGTGCTCCGCGGGGTCTGGGCGGCCTCGCCCGGCGCCGGGATCACCGCCACCTATCTTGCAGAGGCGATGAGGCGGAAGATGACAGTCTTCGACCTCGAAGACCTCATCGAGGTCCACCCCCTTGCCGACGGCGTCCACGGGCTCTTCGCCCAGGCGGCGAGGCTGATCAGGGAGCGGGAAGCGGACAATAAGCCCCCTGAATCCGGCCCTGGCACGCGATAA
- a CDS encoding ATP synthase subunit B: protein MKEYKTVKQIAGPLVFVEKTEPVGYNELVNIVLADGSIKRGQVLDTSDDLVVVQCFETTAGIGRDAGVRFLGETIKMPVSKDMLGRILSGGGKPIDGGPEIVPEKRLDIQGAAINPYARASPADFIQTGISTIDGTNTLVRGQKLPIFSGAGLPHNDIALQIARQAKVPGSTEEFAVVFAAMGITKEEANYFMADFERTGALERAVVFLNLADDPAVERIITPRLALTTAEYLGYELGYHVLVILTDMTNYCEALRQIGAAREEVPGRRGYPGYMYTDLACLYERAGIVKGKKGSVTQIPILTMPGDDITHPIADLTGYITEGQIVVSRELHRKGIYPPINVLPSLSRLMNLGIGEGHTRDDHKKVSDQLYAGYAEGKDLRGLVAIVGKDALSERDRGFLEFADLFEDKFVRQGIDEDRSIERTLDVGWELLATLPVEQLVRLDRDLIKKYHPLYRKGAKAEV, encoded by the coding sequence ATGAAAGAGTATAAGACAGTCAAGCAGATCGCCGGTCCGCTCGTCTTTGTCGAGAAGACCGAGCCGGTCGGCTACAACGAGCTCGTGAACATCGTCCTTGCGGATGGCAGTATCAAGCGCGGTCAGGTGCTCGACACCTCCGACGACCTCGTGGTCGTCCAGTGTTTCGAGACCACTGCGGGTATCGGTCGCGACGCCGGGGTCAGGTTCCTTGGCGAGACGATCAAGATGCCGGTCTCCAAGGACATGCTTGGTCGTATCCTCTCTGGCGGCGGGAAGCCGATCGACGGCGGCCCCGAGATCGTGCCTGAGAAGAGGCTGGACATTCAGGGCGCGGCGATCAACCCGTACGCCCGTGCGTCCCCGGCCGATTTCATCCAGACCGGTATCTCGACCATCGACGGGACCAACACCCTGGTCCGTGGTCAGAAGCTCCCGATCTTCTCGGGTGCAGGTCTGCCGCACAACGATATCGCCCTCCAGATCGCTCGTCAGGCAAAGGTGCCGGGCTCCACTGAGGAGTTTGCGGTGGTCTTTGCGGCGATGGGTATCACGAAGGAAGAAGCCAACTACTTCATGGCCGACTTCGAGCGCACCGGTGCGCTGGAGAGGGCGGTCGTCTTCCTGAACCTTGCCGACGACCCGGCGGTCGAGCGGATCATCACCCCGCGTCTTGCCCTGACGACGGCCGAGTACCTCGGCTATGAACTGGGCTACCACGTGCTGGTCATTCTCACTGATATGACCAACTACTGTGAGGCGCTCCGTCAGATCGGTGCGGCTCGTGAAGAGGTGCCTGGCAGGCGTGGGTATCCGGGGTACATGTACACCGACCTGGCCTGCCTGTACGAGCGGGCGGGTATTGTCAAGGGCAAGAAGGGCTCGGTCACCCAGATCCCGATCCTGACCATGCCTGGCGACGATATCACCCACCCGATCGCCGACCTGACCGGCTACATCACCGAGGGTCAGATCGTGGTCTCCCGTGAACTTCACCGGAAGGGTATTTACCCGCCGATCAATGTCCTGCCGTCGCTGTCCAGGTTGATGAACCTGGGTATCGGCGAGGGGCACACCAGGGACGACCACAAGAAGGTCTCCGACCAGTTGTACGCCGGGTATGCGGAAGGCAAGGATCTCCGCGGCCTGGTGGCCATCGTCGGGAAGGACGCCCTTTCCGAGCGTGACCGTGGGTTCCTGGAGTTCGCCGACCTCTTTGAGGACAAATTTGTCCGCCAGGGGATCGACGAGGACCGTTCGATCGAGAGGACCCTTGACGTGGGTTGGGAACTTCTGGCCACGCTGCCGGTCGAACAGCTTGTCAGGCTCGACCGCGACCTGATCAAGAAGTACCACCCGCTTTACCGGAAGGGTGCAAAGGCTGAGGTGTAA
- a CDS encoding V-type ATP synthase subunit D — MALRDVKPTRSELIDIKRKIKLSERGYNILKMKRDGLILEFFKVLKEAKDTRGEMLRKYQRAQEMIALANTVEGTIGVKAAAFSVKENPEITLKSKNIMGVVVPQIEAAKVRKNLLDRGYGVLGSQSVIDETAEAYEDLVEAIIESAEIETTMKRLLDEIDHTKRRVNALEFKVIPELKEAASFIKMRLDEMEREELFRLKRIKAKALVKAEEEAEAEAAAAAAA, encoded by the coding sequence ATGGCGCTTAGAGATGTCAAGCCGACGAGGTCAGAGCTGATCGACATCAAACGCAAGATCAAGCTCTCCGAGCGCGGCTACAACATCCTCAAGATGAAGCGCGACGGGCTGATCCTTGAGTTCTTCAAGGTGCTGAAAGAGGCGAAGGACACCCGGGGCGAGATGCTGCGCAAGTACCAGCGCGCCCAGGAGATGATCGCCCTTGCAAATACGGTCGAAGGGACGATCGGGGTAAAGGCTGCGGCTTTCTCTGTCAAGGAGAACCCCGAGATCACCCTGAAGTCCAAGAACATCATGGGCGTTGTCGTCCCTCAGATCGAGGCGGCGAAGGTCAGGAAGAACCTGCTTGATCGCGGATACGGGGTGCTCGGGAGCCAGTCGGTCATCGATGAGACGGCCGAGGCCTACGAGGACCTTGTCGAGGCGATCATCGAGAGTGCCGAGATCGAGACGACGATGAAGCGCCTGCTGGACGAGATCGACCACACCAAGCGGCGTGTGAATGCCCTTGAATTCAAGGTGATCCCTGAGCTGAAGGAGGCCGCGTCGTTCATCAAGATGCGGCTGGATGAGATGGAGCGTGAAGAACTCTTCCGTCTCAAGAGGATCAAGGCAAAGGCGTTGGTGAAGGCTGAAGAAGAGGCTGAAGCCGAGGCCGCAGCTGCGGCTGCTGCGTAA
- a CDS encoding ABC transporter permease → MDRGMIFFQFARRNIRLHWLRSFLAVTGVVIGVAAIASMGILGNSLVLSISESLTDVGDTIVITAHTGGGEEGDGPPIAVSGRGVTDRQVNEIRRAAGSNLVIPIMSGSDRVVIGGETTAAAVYGISPTDLPDLLEVADGTALRGERGAMVGAVLAEDYDLIPGSRIRIGDDEEKLRVTGILEERGVGFDINPDRAVIVSDDFYQEFYDADEWDLVIVKVPDLEEIDSVKASIDDQLNRREDEVDVLDTRAILETLLDTFNRISTFTTAIGGISLIVAGVSIFNVMMMSVTERTREIGVIRSIGARQGEVLRIFLYESLLLGLVGSAIGAVLSLFGGYLALAVMLEETKYLFEPSSLIAIPYGAAFGIATSLLSGAYPAWKASHLSPIEALRHE, encoded by the coding sequence ATGGACAGGGGGATGATCTTTTTCCAGTTTGCCAGGCGCAACATCAGGCTCCACTGGCTCCGCTCCTTCCTTGCCGTGACCGGAGTGGTCATTGGGGTGGCGGCGATCGCCTCGATGGGCATCCTTGGAAACAGCCTGGTCCTCTCGATCTCAGAGTCCCTCACCGACGTCGGCGACACCATCGTTATCACCGCCCACACCGGCGGGGGTGAGGAGGGAGACGGCCCGCCGATCGCCGTGAGCGGCCGCGGGGTCACCGACCGGCAGGTGAACGAGATCAGGCGTGCCGCCGGGTCCAACCTGGTCATCCCGATCATGAGCGGGAGCGACCGGGTCGTCATCGGCGGGGAGACGACCGCGGCGGCGGTCTACGGGATCAGCCCCACCGACCTCCCCGACCTCCTTGAAGTGGCCGACGGCACCGCCCTGCGGGGCGAGCGGGGGGCGATGGTCGGCGCCGTCCTCGCCGAGGACTACGACCTCATCCCTGGAAGCAGGATCCGGATCGGCGACGACGAAGAGAAACTCAGGGTCACCGGCATCCTCGAAGAACGGGGCGTCGGGTTCGACATCAACCCCGACCGTGCGGTCATCGTCTCAGACGATTTTTACCAGGAGTTCTACGATGCCGATGAGTGGGACCTCGTCATCGTGAAAGTCCCTGACCTCGAAGAGATCGACAGCGTCAAAGCGTCCATCGACGACCAGCTCAACCGGCGCGAGGACGAGGTGGACGTCCTCGACACCAGAGCGATCCTCGAGACCCTCCTCGACACCTTCAACCGGATCTCGACCTTCACCACCGCGATCGGAGGGATATCACTTATCGTCGCGGGGGTCTCCATCTTCAATGTGATGATGATGTCGGTGACCGAACGGACCCGCGAGATCGGGGTGATCAGGTCCATCGGTGCGAGGCAGGGGGAGGTGCTCAGGATTTTCCTGTACGAGTCCCTCCTCCTCGGGCTTGTGGGGAGCGCCATCGGTGCGGTCCTCAGCCTCTTCGGCGGCTACCTCGCCCTCGCCGTCATGCTCGAAGAGACCAAATACCTCTTCGAACCCAGCAGTCTCATCGCCATCCCGTACGGGGCGGCCTTCGGCATCGCCACCAGTCTGCTCTCAGGGGCCTACCCCGCATGGAAGGCCTCGCACCTCAGCCCCATCGAGGCGTTGCGCCATGAATGA
- a CDS encoding DUF128 domain-containing protein codes for MNTPLKFIHHLIEEEAMRVTFDPAEDEGLVIYNLSLVSEDDLEPVLAIMKRAARAGLAPSDLARILPAGEGNTAAVVPEGMVGICTVCSITFDGVMIRQGVPLHPVGGGVVEVEEGVPRRFTDMLLYDATTIDPLQVLVSQEITDVWGVIQEGRGSVLANLRECHMEAEPTVAGILEDLERSRIGGVLEVGAPNAPVLGFGCSPQYFGITILGGTNVMAAIKEAGYHVEINSLRGLIEIGDLEPFSRL; via the coding sequence GTGAATACTCCGCTCAAATTCATCCACCACCTTATCGAAGAAGAGGCGATGCGGGTGACCTTCGACCCCGCCGAGGACGAAGGGCTTGTCATCTACAACCTCTCCCTGGTCAGTGAGGACGACCTCGAACCTGTCCTTGCGATCATGAAACGGGCCGCCAGGGCCGGTCTGGCACCCAGCGACCTGGCCCGCATCCTGCCCGCGGGCGAAGGGAACACTGCGGCCGTCGTCCCGGAGGGGATGGTCGGGATCTGCACCGTCTGCTCGATCACCTTTGACGGCGTGATGATCAGGCAGGGCGTCCCGCTCCACCCGGTCGGCGGCGGGGTGGTCGAGGTCGAGGAGGGGGTGCCCAGGCGGTTTACCGATATGCTCCTCTACGACGCCACGACCATCGACCCCCTCCAGGTCCTGGTTTCCCAGGAGATCACCGACGTCTGGGGCGTGATCCAGGAAGGCCGGGGGAGCGTCCTTGCCAACCTCAGGGAGTGCCATATGGAGGCCGAACCGACGGTGGCCGGGATCCTCGAAGATCTGGAACGCAGCCGGATCGGCGGGGTGCTCGAGGTCGGTGCCCCCAATGCCCCGGTCCTCGGGTTCGGGTGTTCACCGCAGTACTTCGGGATCACGATCCTCGGCGGGACCAATGTGATGGCCGCGATCAAAGAGGCGGGCTACCATGTCGAGATCAACTCGCTGCGTGGGCTTATCGAGATCGGCGACCTCGAACCCTTCAGCCGGCTCTGA
- a CDS encoding phosphoglycerate kinase: MSSIGTIRDLAPEGKTVLLRLDLNSPIDPTSNQILDDKRFREHLSTIKALEESRVVVLTHQSRPGKKDFSTLEGHAEKLAHLLGRPVRYVDDIFGRTAREAVTSLRTGEVLMLENVRFNAEENLTLSPEAAKGTHIARRLAAMGDIFVNDAFGTAHRSQPTVVGLPMLMRSAGGLLMEREVSNLSRVFTGAPRPVTFVLGGTKVDDSIAVAANVLENGVADQVIVIGVVANVFLTAAGYDIGTPSADLIAQLKYTGEVAKAKALLDRFGDRVLFPDQVAVREDGERVEYAVGSIPDEAPVMDIGADALKAVNEEISSSGTVVVNGPAGVFEDQAFSLGTFEILRASSTVPFSVIGGGHTAAVVEQMGLEAAFTHISTGGGACIEFLTGKKLPAVAALERSREIFG; this comes from the coding sequence ATGTCGTCGATTGGGACGATCCGCGACCTTGCGCCTGAGGGGAAGACAGTCCTGCTCCGTCTGGACCTCAACTCCCCTATTGACCCGACTTCAAACCAGATCCTGGATGACAAGCGGTTCCGGGAGCATCTTTCGACGATCAAGGCACTCGAAGAGAGCCGGGTCGTCGTCCTGACGCACCAGAGTCGGCCGGGCAAGAAGGACTTCTCCACCCTGGAGGGGCATGCCGAGAAGCTCGCCCATCTCCTGGGTCGGCCGGTGCGGTATGTCGATGATATCTTCGGCCGGACGGCGCGGGAGGCGGTGACGTCCCTGCGGACGGGCGAGGTCCTGATGCTTGAGAATGTCAGGTTCAACGCGGAGGAAAACCTGACGCTTTCGCCGGAGGCGGCGAAGGGGACGCATATCGCTCGTCGTCTTGCGGCGATGGGGGATATCTTCGTCAATGACGCCTTCGGGACGGCCCATCGTTCACAGCCGACGGTGGTCGGGTTGCCCATGCTGATGCGCTCGGCGGGCGGGCTCCTGATGGAGCGCGAGGTGAGCAATCTCTCGCGGGTCTTTACAGGGGCGCCGCGGCCGGTGACATTTGTCCTGGGCGGGACGAAGGTGGACGACTCGATTGCGGTGGCGGCGAATGTCCTGGAGAACGGGGTCGCCGACCAGGTGATCGTCATTGGTGTCGTAGCCAATGTCTTCCTCACGGCGGCAGGCTACGATATCGGGACACCTTCGGCCGATCTGATCGCTCAGTTGAAGTATACGGGCGAGGTCGCAAAGGCAAAGGCCCTTCTCGACCGGTTCGGCGACCGGGTCCTTTTCCCTGACCAGGTCGCGGTCCGCGAGGACGGCGAGCGGGTCGAGTACGCCGTCGGGTCGATCCCGGATGAGGCGCCGGTGATGGATATCGGTGCCGACGCCCTGAAGGCGGTGAACGAGGAGATCTCGTCGTCGGGAACGGTCGTGGTCAACGGCCCCGCGGGGGTCTTTGAGGACCAGGCCTTCTCGCTTGGGACGTTCGAGATCTTGCGGGCTTCGTCGACGGTGCCCTTCTCGGTGATCGGCGGGGGTCATACCGCGGCGGTCGTCGAGCAGATGGGGCTTGAGGCAGCCTTCACCCATATATCCACTGGTGGGGGCGCGTGTATCGAGTTCCTGACCGGCAAGAAGCTCCCGGCGGTCGCTGCACTGGAGCGGTCGCGGGAGATCTTTGGCTGA
- a CDS encoding ABC transporter ATP-binding protein, with protein sequence MNEHEPETIIKFVDVSKVYPLPAGDVVALDHVDLEIRAGDFVAVMGPSGSGKSTLLNLIGCLDTPSSGTLFIKGEDIGTLSDDDLTRLRRDHIGFIFQQFNLIPLLDIIENVEFPRVLKERRSGCDEACLELLDAVGLEPELHTHRPAELSGGQQQRVAIARALINEPEILLADEPTGNLDTHTGEGIMDLLTQMNRRGKTIIMVTHDTNIAAYAHRRVHLVDGRIA encoded by the coding sequence ATGAATGAGCATGAGCCTGAAACGATCATCAAATTTGTGGACGTCAGCAAGGTCTACCCCCTCCCGGCAGGGGACGTCGTCGCCCTCGACCACGTCGACCTCGAGATCAGGGCCGGCGACTTCGTCGCGGTGATGGGCCCCTCGGGCTCTGGCAAGTCCACCCTCCTCAACCTCATCGGGTGCCTGGACACCCCGAGTTCGGGCACCCTCTTCATCAAGGGAGAGGACATCGGCACCCTCTCAGACGACGACCTCACCCGCCTGCGCCGCGACCACATCGGGTTCATCTTCCAGCAGTTCAACCTCATCCCCCTCCTCGACATCATCGAGAACGTCGAGTTCCCCCGCGTCCTCAAGGAACGGCGGAGCGGGTGCGACGAGGCGTGTCTCGAACTCCTCGACGCTGTCGGCCTGGAGCCCGAACTCCACACCCACCGCCCTGCCGAACTCTCGGGCGGGCAGCAGCAGCGGGTGGCCATCGCGCGGGCCCTCATCAACGAGCCCGAGATCCTCCTGGCCGACGAACCGACCGGCAACCTGGACACTCACACCGGCGAGGGGATCATGGACCTCCTCACCCAGATGAACCGGCGGGGCAAGACGATCATCATGGTCACCCATGACACGAACATCGCCGCCTACGCACACCGGCGGGTCCATCTCGTCGACGGCAGGATCGCATGA
- a CDS encoding ABC transporter permease, with amino-acid sequence MAGRTDDADRGVARVKGMAGIFAGIFLTFAVRNLRRHWVRSGLAALGIVIGVAAIATLGILGNNLIVLFSGLVADVSDTVVVTPHLAAASGDPFDPRSALAGGLTERDLDRIERAAGPYQAVPLFQTAELLERGRKKGYVPVIVLHHDDIPVLLTVEDGALPPPSGKSVLVGSLLAEEAEVRAGGRITLGGEDVRVAGVLEERGMAIDINPDYAVVVTQGWYTERHPEPAYDRVVVKVTDLGDIPAVKEAITDQFNRRKEVVDVQDSREVLELFYQTYDAISIFLLGIGGVALLVSGVSILNVMIISVTERFHEIGVMRSIGARRAEVMRMFLYEALVLGVAGSLVGGAVSTLTGMAVTASVAETIFAGYGTAPTGLGPEGIGSVLLGMGFGLGTALLSGVYPAWKASRLDPIEALRYE; translated from the coding sequence ATGGCAGGCCGCACAGATGACGCCGATCGAGGCGTTGCAAGGGTGAAGGGCATGGCCGGGATCTTTGCCGGGATTTTTCTCACCTTTGCGGTCAGGAACCTCAGACGCCACTGGGTCCGCTCAGGCCTGGCGGCCCTCGGGATCGTCATCGGGGTGGCGGCCATCGCCACCCTCGGGATCCTGGGCAACAACCTCATCGTCCTCTTCTCAGGCCTCGTCGCCGACGTCTCAGACACGGTGGTCGTCACTCCCCACCTTGCGGCGGCGAGCGGCGACCCCTTCGACCCGCGCTCGGCCCTGGCCGGCGGGCTCACCGAACGTGACCTGGACAGGATCGAGCGGGCCGCCGGGCCGTACCAGGCGGTGCCTCTATTCCAGACCGCCGAACTCCTGGAGAGGGGGCGGAAAAAAGGGTATGTCCCGGTGATCGTCCTCCACCACGACGACATCCCGGTCCTCCTCACGGTCGAGGACGGCGCCCTCCCGCCTCCCTCGGGGAAAAGTGTCCTCGTCGGATCGCTCCTGGCAGAGGAGGCAGAGGTGCGGGCAGGCGGGCGGATCACGCTCGGCGGCGAGGACGTCAGGGTCGCGGGGGTGCTGGAGGAGCGGGGCATGGCCATCGACATCAACCCCGACTACGCCGTCGTCGTCACCCAGGGGTGGTACACCGAGCGCCACCCAGAACCGGCGTACGACCGGGTGGTGGTGAAGGTCACCGACCTTGGCGATATCCCGGCGGTGAAAGAGGCCATCACCGATCAGTTCAACCGGAGAAAGGAGGTGGTCGACGTCCAGGACTCGCGGGAGGTACTCGAACTCTTCTACCAGACCTATGACGCCATCTCGATCTTTCTCCTCGGGATCGGCGGGGTCGCCCTCCTCGTTTCGGGGGTCTCGATCCTCAACGTGATGATCATCTCGGTCACCGAACGCTTCCATGAGATCGGGGTGATGCGCTCCATCGGGGCGCGGCGCGCCGAGGTGATGCGCATGTTCCTGTACGAGGCGCTCGTCCTGGGTGTTGCCGGGAGCCTGGTCGGCGGGGCGGTCTCGACTCTCACCGGCATGGCCGTCACCGCCTCGGTCGCGGAGACGATCTTCGCGGGGTATGGGACGGCGCCGACCGGGCTCGGTCCTGAGGGGATCGGGTCGGTCCTCCTTGGGATGGGGTTTGGCCTCGGGACCGCCCTTCTCTCGGGGGTATATCCGGCCTGGAAGGCCTCGCGCCTCGACCCGATCGAGGCGCTCCGTTATGAATGA